In Xanthomonas campestris pv. phormiicola, the DNA window ACCGTGTGGTGCGGCACCACCCGGTACACCAGGGTGATGCAGACGAATTCGATCAGCACCGGCGCCAGGCCCAGCGCCATCTGCGCCAGCAGCCGGCCCTCGCTGGTGCGGAACAGCGGCAGCGCGAAGAACCGCGCCGACGCCGCCAGCGACGCCGCGGCCAGCAGCGCACCCAGGGTCAGCACCGTCCAGTACACCAGGAAGCGGGTCAGCCGCGGCCGCGCCGAGACCACCCGCCAGATCCGGTTGAAGGTCTGCTCGACGCTGTTCAAGGTGATCAGCAGCGACACCATCAGCGCGATGGTGCCGGCGCTGGTCAGCTGCCCGGCGCTGGCCGAGAACTGGCGCAGATAGGCTTCCACCGAGCGCGCCGCGGCCGGCACGAAGTTGGAGAAGATGTAGTCGCTGAGCTGGTCGCTCCAGCGGTCGAACACCGGGAACGCCGAGAGCACGCCGAACACCACCATCGCCAGCGGCACCAGCGCGAAGATCGTGGTGTAGGCCAGCGAGGCCGCGGCCTGGAACAGGCGGTCGTCGAGGAAGCGCCGCCACAGGAAAGCGGCGAAGCTGCGCATCCGCGCGCGGTCGCGCACCCGCTCCGTCCAGAGATTGACCGTGTCCAAAGGCTGCATCGGGCAAGGGTACCCGATGCGCGCGGACGCCGGCATCGCCGATACTGGCGGCCGTTCTGGTGCAAGCAAGCGAGGGCCGCATGGCCGAGATCCTGGTCCTGTACTACAGCCGCGGCGGTTCGGTGGCGCGCCTGGCGCGGCAGATCGCGCGCGGCGTCGGCGAAGTGCCCGGCATGGCCGCGCGCCTGCGCACGGTGCCGCCGGTGGCCGCGGTCACCCAGGCCAGCGCGCCGCCGGTGCCCGACAGCGGCGCGCCGTACGTGGACGCCAGCGACCTGCGCGACTGCGCCGGCCTGGCGCTGGGCAGCCCGACCCGCTTCGGCAACATGGCCGCGCCGGTCAAGCATTTCATCGACGGCCTCGGCGCCGAATGGGCCAGCGCCACCCTGGCCGGCAAGCCGGCGGCGGTGTTCACCTCCACCGCCTCGCTGCACGGCGGCCAGGAAGCCACGCTGCTGTCGATGCACCTGCCGCTGCTGCACCACGGCTGCGTGATCGTCGGCATTCCCTACACCGAACCGCTGCTCAGCAGCACGCGCAGCGGCGGCACCCCGTACGGCGCCAGCCACGTCGCCGGCGCCGGGGACGACCCGCAGCCCAGCGAGGAAGAAGCGCAGCTGGCGCGCGCGCTGGGCCGGCGCCTGGCCGGCATCGCGCAACGCCTGGCGGCGCCATGAGCACCGCCCGCCTGCGTCGTGCGCTGGCCGCCACGCTGCTGCTGCTGGCGCTGTTGTACGCGGCCTGGTTCCACGACGACCGCCACCGCCTCGCCGCGCTGCTGGTGTTCGCGCTGCCGCCGCTGCTGCTGGCGATCGGCGCGCTGCGCGGCTCGGCGGTGGCGCGCTTCTGGGCCGGCGTGTTCGGGCTGTTCTGGTTCAGCCACGGGGTGATGGCCGCCTGGAGCCATCCGCCGCAGCGCGCTTACGCCTGGGCCGAACTGCTGCTGGCGCTGCTGGCGATCGGGCTGTCCAGCGCGCCGGGACTGCGCGCGCGTTTCGCCCGCAAGCGCGGCGCCAGACCGCCCGGCGGCGACACACCCTGAGCGGCCGCCGCCGGCACGCCGGTTATCATGGCGGCCTTGCGCGGCCACGGCGGCGCCCCGTCATGCTCTAGGAACCGGCAATGGAAGAACTCCTGATCGTCACCACGGGCGGCACGATCGACAAGATCTATTTCGACGACAAGTCCGACTACCAGATCGGCGATCCGCAGATCGGCCAGATCCTCAAGGAACTGGGCGTGACCTTCCGCTTCAGCGTGATCCCGATCATCCGCAAGGACTCGCTGCACATCACCGACGCCGACCGCGAGCTGATCCGCGCCACCGTCGCCGCGCAGTCCGCGCGCCACGTGCTGCTCACCCACGGCACCGACTCGATGGTGCAGACCGGCAAGGTGCTGCAGACGATCCCGGACAAGACCATCGTGATGACCGGCGCGCTGAACCCGGCGCGGTTCCGCGGCTCGGATGCCGAATTCAACATCGGTTGCGCGGTCGGCGCGGTGCAGTCGCTGCCGGCCGGGGTCTACATCGCCATGAACGGGCAGATCTGGGACCCGCAGAAGGTACGCAAGAACGTGGCCGCGAACCGCTTCGAGCCCGTCTGAGCCGCGATGTCCAAAGCCACCCGCGCAACCAGGGCATTGGACGCGGCCGGCGTCGCCTATCGCCTGCATCCCTACGATTACGAAGCCGAAGCCGGCGCCAAGGGCCTGCAGGCGGCGCAGGCGCTCGGCCTGCCGCCGGCGCGGGTGTTGAAAAGCCTGATGGCGTGGATCGACCACAACGCCGTGTGCGTGGTGGTGCCCTCCGATCGCCGCGTGCAGCTGAAGAAGCTCGCCGCAGCCGGCGCCGGCAAATCGGCACGGATGATGGAAGTGGCCGAGGCCGAGCGGCGCAGCGGCTACAAGGTCGGCGGGATCAGTCCATTGGGCCAGCAACGGCCGGCGCCGGTGCTGGTCGAGCGATCGGCGCTGGCTCCGGGCAGCGTGTGGTTCAACGCCGGCCAGCGCGGCTTGCTGCTGGAAATCGACGCCGAGCGACTGCTCGACGTATTGCAGGCGCGCGCCTGCGACCTATGCGAGTGAGGCTCCCTAGTAACTGGCGGTCACGCCCACCCCGGCCACCGCGGTCACCGCCTTCACCCGCACGTAGTAGGTCCCGGCAGGCAGGTTGAGCGTGCAGCTGTCGGCATTGGCCGCCGCGATCGATCTGCAGCCGTAGACGGTGTCGGTCGGCAGGCCGCCACCGCGCAGATACAGGTCGGCGTTGCCGGTACCGCCGGCCAGGGCCAGCTTCAGCCAGGGCGTGCCGGCCGGCACGGTGACCTGGTAGTACAGCGAAGTCCCCGCCTTGAGCGCCAGGCCACCCAGCGGCACGCCACGGACCAGGGTCTGCGCCTTCAGCGTCGCCGCCACCGCCGCGCCGGCATTGACCAGGCCCGCGCCGCAACCCAGCGTGCAGGCCACCGGCAATGCACTGGCGGTCGCCTTCAAGCGCGCCTCCAGTTCCGCCGGGGTCAGCGGGTTCAGCGCGGCCGACAGCACCAGGGCGGCCACGCCGGCCACATGCGGCGCCGCCATCGAGGTGCCGCTATAGAATGCGTAGCCGGCCGCGGCCGGCGCCAGGGTGCCAGTGTTGAGCGTGGACAGGATGCCCTGCCCTGGCGCAGCGACATCCACGCCGGCGCCATAGTTGGAGAAGCTGGCGCGTGCGCCGGCGGAGGTGGTCGCGGCCACCGCGATCACGTTCGGGCAGTTGGCCGGCACGCTGCCGGCGACGTTGCTGTTGCTGTTGCCGGCGGCCACCACCACGCTGGTGCCGCGCGCCACGGCGGCGGCGATGGCATTGGCCATCGTCGCCGAACAGGTGCCGCTGGCGCCCAGCGACAGGTTGATCACCTGCGCCGGGGTTGGATTGGCGGGAACGCCGGCGACGCTGCCGCCAGACGCCCAGACGATGGCATCGGCGACATCGGACAGGTAACCGCCGCACTTGCCCAGTACGCGCACCGGCAGGACCTTGGCATTGAACGCGACGCCGGCCACGCCGGTGGCGTTGTTGGTGAGCGCGGCGATGGTGCCGGCGACGTGGGTGCCGTGCCAGCTGGAGGATGCGCCGGGCGTGCCGGCACCGCAGGTATTGGCCGGATAGCCGTCGCCCGGATCGGCCGCATTGGCATCGCGGCCGCCGCCGTCGCCGGCGACCAACGGGTCGCTGATGAAGTCGTAGCCGGGCAGCACGTTCGCGGCCAGGTCCGGATGCGCGGTGATGCCGGTATCGATCACCGCCACCACCACGCCCTTGCCGCTGGCCACGTCCCAGGCGGGGCGCACGTTGATCGCGGCCGAGGTAGTGCCGAATGCCCACTGCTGCGGCAGGCCGGGGTCGTTCGGGACCAGCGTCGGCCGCAACAGCAGGTCGACCTCCACGCTCTTCACCGCCGGATCGGCGGCCAGGCGGCGCATCAGCGTCTCGGCCTCGACCCGGTCCAGCGCGCGGTCGGCACCGACCACATCGGCGCCGGTCGCCAGGCGCCGCAGCGAGGCCAGGCCGAGCGCGCGGCCGCGCCGCGCCGGCAGGATGCGTGCCGCGTCCGCCAGCGGCGCCGTGCGCGCCGACAGCGCGGGACGGGCGGCGTCGCGGTAGGTGACGATGAAACGTTGCGGATTCGGCGTCGAGGACAGGCCTTGCAGGCCGACCTCGCCGGCGGCGGCAGCGCTTGCGCACGCCGCCAGCGACATGATGGACACGACCGCGGCGCGGCGCGCGCGATGAGACAGTGCATGCTTGGACATCGAACTTCCCTCTATGGCGCATGGCGCAGTCGGCCGTGCCTGGCGCCGGGCGGGACACCGCCAAGCGCGCTTGCGCTGCGACGGCATCGCCGCCGCAGCCGGTGAAGACGGTCCTGCGTCCTCCATATCGGCGCTGCTTGTAGACAACGCAGGGGGGAGTGCTACCAATATTCCGATCTGTGACAGCAAGCCACTCGTATTGCGGACTGCACCGGCAGATCTCCACGCAGTAGGCGCCGGCGGCGGAGGCCACGCAAAAGAAAACCCCGCGCCAGGGCGCGGGGTCGTCGTCTGCGCAGCGTCCAAGGCGTCCTGCCCTGCCGCTGCGTGCAGCAGCCGCTACTGGCGCGGCGCCGCCGTCCAGGCGCGCGCCGCACCGCGCAGGCGGATCAGTAGTTCGCGGTCAGGGTGACGCCCGAGAACGTGCTGTACGCCTTGAGCCGCACGTAGTAGGTGCCGGCGCTGGGCGAGTTGAAGGTGCAGGTCTCGTTGTTGCCGTTGAGATACGGGCGGCACCCATAGCTGCTGTCGGTCGGCGCGCTGCCCAGGCGCACGTACAGGTCCGCATCGCCGCTGCCGCCGGAGATGGTGACGGTCAGCGAACTGACGCCGGACGGCACGGTCACGGTGTAGTTCAGCTCCGAGCCGGTGCTGGCGCCCAACCCGGTGACCGGCACGCCGTCCTGCAGCGTGTTGCCGGTGGGCGGTGGCGTGGTGCTGCCGCCCCCCAGCGCGGCGGTCACCGCGGCATTGGCGTCGAGCAGGCCGGCGCCGCAGCCCTGCGAGCAGGAGAAGCTGGCCGCGGTGCTCTTGATGGTGCTCTCCACCTGCGCCGGGGTCAGCGGCGTCGGCGCCACCGACTGCATCAGCGCGACCACGCCGGCCACGTGCGGCGTCGCCATCGAGGTGCCGTTGTAGGACGCGTAGCTGGCGTTGCCCGGGGTGGTGGTGCCGTCGTTGAGCGTGGACAGGATGCTCGAGCCCGGCGCGGAGATGTCGATGCCGGTGCCGTAGTTCGAGTAGCTGGCCTTGGCCCGCGAGGAGGTGGTCGCGGCCACCGCGATCACGTTGGCGCAGTTGGCCGGCACCGAGGTGGAGACGTTGGCCGAGCTATTGCCGGCCGCCACCACCACGGTGGTGCCGCGGCCGACCGCACCGTTGATCGCGTTCTGGTAGGTGGTCGAGCAGGTGCCGCTGCCGCCCAGCGACATGTTGATCACTTCGGCCGGGGTGGTGTTGGCCGGCACGCCGCTGACGGTGCCGCCGGACGCCCAGGTGATCGCGTCGGCGATGTCGGAGGTGTAGCCGCCGCACTTGCCGAGCACGCGCACCGGCAGGATCTTGGCATTGAACGCGGTGCCGGCGACGCCGGTGCTGTTGTTGGTCACCGCGGCGATGGTGCCGGCCACATGGGTGCCGTGCCAGCTGGAATTGGACGCCGGCGAACCGGAGTAGCACTCGTTGGCGGCCGCCCAGTCGCCTTCGTCGGCCGGGTTGCTGTCGCGGCCGTCGCCGTCGCGCGCGTCGGCGGCGACGCTGATGAAATCGTAGCCGGGCAGGACGTTGGCGTTGAGGTCCGGATGGCTGGTGATGCCGGTATCGATCACCGCCACGACCACGCCGGTGCCGGTGGCCTGGTCCCAGGCCGGACGCACGTTGATGCCGGCGGTGGTGGTGCCGAAGGCCCACTGGTTGGACAGGCTGGGATCGTTCGGGGTCAGCGCGATGGTCATGCGCTGGTCGACTTCGACGTACTCGACATTCGGGTCGGCGGCCAGCTGGCGCATCAGCGTCTCGGCTTCGGCATGGTCCAGCGCACGGCTGGACTGGATCACTTCCGGGCCGATCGCCAGGCGGCGCAGGCTGGTCAGCCCCAGCGCGCGGCCGTTCTTGGCCGGCATCGTCGCGGCGACCGATTGCAACGTCGCGCGCAGCGACGCCGAGGGGCCGGCCGCGGACGTACTCGCGATGCCGACCGGGGCGGCATCGCGGGTCTTGACGATGAAGCGCTGCACGGTCGGCTCGGCGGACAGGCCGGAGAGGTTGACGTCGCCTGCGAAGGCCGGCGTCGCCAGCAACAGCGAAGTCAATGCGGACGCTCCCAGCACGATCAGCCAAGGGCGCTGGCGCGAACCACGTTGCGAAATTTCGGACATTCGGAACTTCCTTTTCGTTGATTGCCACCTGATGGCGATTTTCGCGCTGCGGATGCCTACACGGGCACTGAATCCGGATGCAGCGCGACTCCCAGGCCGGCCCCCTGTTGCCAGCCGTTCATCCGACGCTATCCCAATACAGACGCGTATGGATGAACTCTTTATCGTCCAAAACTCGTAAATGTGACGTTTGTCAACATAAATGACGGCATCACTTTCGCTTTTTGCGACACGACGGCAACACCGCTGGCTCGAGAAGACAGTCCCGGGACATTTTTGCGCGGCGCGGCGTGGCCACGCGTCCGCACAGCAGGTCGCGCCATCAGGGAGCGGCTCCGCCGGACATCGACAGGGCCACCGACCGCCATGCGCAGCGCTAGCGCCAGGGGTCGCGGCGAACATTGGACAACTTGCGCCCCGGCGCGCGCGCGACCGCGTACGAACCTGGCGGTGTGGCGGGTTGGGCCTGGCAGACCCCATGGCGTGTCCGGGAACGGGCGACGCGCCCTGACGCGATCGACACTGGGCGCAGCCTGCGCCACGCCCAGCTCCAAGCCCGCCAATGCCGGCGGGCGAAGAACGCGGGACCTCTCAGCCCAGCCGCAGCAGCCAGCCGTGACGGTCGGCCACGCGGCCGTACTGGATATCGGTCAGTTCCTGGCGCAGCGACAGGGTCACCGGGCCGGCCGGCGCGG includes these proteins:
- the wrbA gene encoding NAD(P)H:quinone oxidoreductase, with the translated sequence MAEILVLYYSRGGSVARLARQIARGVGEVPGMAARLRTVPPVAAVTQASAPPVPDSGAPYVDASDLRDCAGLALGSPTRFGNMAAPVKHFIDGLGAEWASATLAGKPAAVFTSTASLHGGQEATLLSMHLPLLHHGCVIVGIPYTEPLLSSTRSGGTPYGASHVAGAGDDPQPSEEEAQLARALGRRLAGIAQRLAAP
- a CDS encoding DUF2069 domain-containing protein codes for the protein MSTARLRRALAATLLLLALLYAAWFHDDRHRLAALLVFALPPLLLAIGALRGSAVARFWAGVFGLFWFSHGVMAAWSHPPQRAYAWAELLLALLAIGLSSAPGLRARFARKRGARPPGGDTP
- a CDS encoding asparaginase domain-containing protein, with the protein product MEELLIVTTGGTIDKIYFDDKSDYQIGDPQIGQILKELGVTFRFSVIPIIRKDSLHITDADRELIRATVAAQSARHVLLTHGTDSMVQTGKVLQTIPDKTIVMTGALNPARFRGSDAEFNIGCAVGAVQSLPAGVYIAMNGQIWDPQKVRKNVAANRFEPV
- the ybaK gene encoding Cys-tRNA(Pro) deacylase, whose protein sequence is MSKATRATRALDAAGVAYRLHPYDYEAEAGAKGLQAAQALGLPPARVLKSLMAWIDHNAVCVVVPSDRRVQLKKLAAAGAGKSARMMEVAEAERRSGYKVGGISPLGQQRPAPVLVERSALAPGSVWFNAGQRGLLLEIDAERLLDVLQARACDLCE
- a CDS encoding S8 family serine peptidase, whose product is MSLAACASAAAAGEVGLQGLSSTPNPQRFIVTYRDAARPALSARTAPLADAARILPARRGRALGLASLRRLATGADVVGADRALDRVEAETLMRRLAADPAVKSVEVDLLLRPTLVPNDPGLPQQWAFGTTSAAINVRPAWDVASGKGVVVAVIDTGITAHPDLAANVLPGYDFISDPLVAGDGGGRDANAADPGDGYPANTCGAGTPGASSSWHGTHVAGTIAALTNNATGVAGVAFNAKVLPVRVLGKCGGYLSDVADAIVWASGGSVAGVPANPTPAQVINLSLGASGTCSATMANAIAAAVARGTSVVVAAGNSNSNVAGSVPANCPNVIAVAATTSAGARASFSNYGAGVDVAAPGQGILSTLNTGTLAPAAAGYAFYSGTSMAAPHVAGVAALVLSAALNPLTPAELEARLKATASALPVACTLGCGAGLVNAGAAVAATLKAQTLVRGVPLGGLALKAGTSLYYQVTVPAGTPWLKLALAGGTGNADLYLRGGGLPTDTVYGCRSIAAANADSCTLNLPAGTYYVRVKAVTAVAGVGVTASY
- a CDS encoding S8 family serine peptidase, encoding MSEISQRGSRQRPWLIVLGASALTSLLLATPAFAGDVNLSGLSAEPTVQRFIVKTRDAAPVGIASTSAAGPSASLRATLQSVAATMPAKNGRALGLTSLRRLAIGPEVIQSSRALDHAEAETLMRQLAADPNVEYVEVDQRMTIALTPNDPSLSNQWAFGTTTAGINVRPAWDQATGTGVVVAVIDTGITSHPDLNANVLPGYDFISVAADARDGDGRDSNPADEGDWAAANECYSGSPASNSSWHGTHVAGTIAAVTNNSTGVAGTAFNAKILPVRVLGKCGGYTSDIADAITWASGGTVSGVPANTTPAEVINMSLGGSGTCSTTYQNAINGAVGRGTTVVVAAGNSSANVSTSVPANCANVIAVAATTSSRAKASYSNYGTGIDISAPGSSILSTLNDGTTTPGNASYASYNGTSMATPHVAGVVALMQSVAPTPLTPAQVESTIKSTAASFSCSQGCGAGLLDANAAVTAALGGGSTTPPPTGNTLQDGVPVTGLGASTGSELNYTVTVPSGVSSLTVTISGGSGDADLYVRLGSAPTDSSYGCRPYLNGNNETCTFNSPSAGTYYVRLKAYSTFSGVTLTANY